The DNA window CGTCGATAATGCACCCCCCTACCTGCAGCGTCGTGTGGTGCTGCGTGATGGGTGGCGCGACATCCCACGAAGCGATGACGCGGTGTGGAGATCACCCTGCGCTGGTGTAAGGACCACCGTGGTGACTGCGGCAAGTCTTGTGGCCGGGACCTCGTCCCTCACGGCTCTTTCAGCCCAGTTGTCGCTGCCCGTGACACCTGCCttcacagcagcggcgcagtaCGTGTGCCACGCGTCCGCGGCACTGTGGCAGGAGGCACTGCACCACCGCAACTCGCTATGGCTGGACTTTTTGACGGACCGCAAGCCGACcacgaaaaagaaaatggGCATGAGTATATCGTGGGGTATACCGACGGAAGTAGGCATGTCTCAAAAGACCGTGTTGTGGCTGAACTACGCGTACACTGCCTTCCCGGACGTGCCGTACATCATgaagggcgacgacgacatgtACCTGAAGGTGCCACAGTACTtgagcgacctgcggcatGTGCGCGGTGGGTGGCAGAAGCCGCGCAACTTGACGGCGACCCTTCCACACAGAGGGGTTATCCCACCGACACTGGCCATCGACGACGCGGAGGAATGCCTGTATCGAGTGTGGTGGATCTATAGCAATAAAATCGCGTATGGCAACGGCGTGGGCTACATTCTGGACCGTCGCCTCATCCAGGCTGCACTGAACCCGTTTGATGGCTCCAATGCTCTTCTGATGAAGCTGCTGACAAATCCCTACGATTACAGGCTGGAAAAGGAATATCTTAGCTTGAACATGCAGTACGAGGATATGCATATCGGGAAGCAGATAAGAGATCACCACGACGCCGTGGAGAGGTTCTGCCCCAAGAAGCGCGTGTGCTACATGGCTGACGGGCGGTTCCGGGCGCACCAGATTCTGCGGCCAACGCCTGTCAAGCTGACGTGGATCTCGGTGATGGCGCACTTTGGCATGTCAGCGATTCCATACTATGTCCACTACTTCCACAAAAATGAGTTCAAGgtggccgaggaggcgaagcggTTGATTGCGCAGGGCATCGACGTGAACACGATTGAGGAGAATGCAACGCAGCGGATGCACGAGTGGGTGGCGTCTCAGGTGCCGAGCACACTCGTGGGGCTCGGAGCGTCATTCCATCTCAACTGGGTACGCGGAGGCCCACGCACGGCGTACACTGTagccgaggaggacgaagtCGCGGTATACGATGTTCGGTACAAGCTCCGCCGAAGGAACGATGTCGCGTGTGTCTTGGAGTCTGGTAAGAGGTAGATTGGCCTCCATTGTGCCAGCCCGCCAGCCCCGTTTGTGCTCTTTCTGCGTTGTCTCTTGTGACGTCGAGGTTGTGTTCAAGCGACACGGCGATTGGAAGGGTACGGAAATGTGACGCCAGCGATTCGGCTCTAAACTCACCACCGTTCTGGTGGTTTTGCTTTCCAGAGTTCAAGTACCTTCCTTATCATTGCGCTGCTGTAACAGCTACACCTTCGTTCgtcttttcttttgcttgGCGCTAGGGCACTGATGGTCGGCTTTCACTGGTGTTTTTGCCGTTCTGAGGCGTGCACCTCATGATGAGCTGTGCTGTGCATTGCTCCAAGTCATTGCTTTTCCTGTCAccgtgttttcttttccttctctttcctgATACAGTGAGGCTagctctctctgtgttgctctctcttcctttaCGTCGTACATCAGACGTCTTCTAACCTCTACCTTTAGGAGGTCCTCTAAACAACTGTGTTCAGCTCGACTAGGTGAGGACAAGAGGCGCGTTGGGAGCAATGGACTTCACAAAGAGTCGGTAGCGTGGAGAGAGCGCGGCTTCTTCCATCCCAATTCTTCTGTACAGATGCAAGCCATAGACAATGTGCCGCccctatctctctctctcacatcTGCTGTCTCTCGTTTGAATTCTGATGATTGCTTTCTCATGAACACAGCGACCGCCCCGCCGAGCCTTCGCCGTGCGTTACAGTTATGTTTCTTTGTTTCATTCACCCTCTTCGCACCTACACTCACGACTGTTATTTCTTCGTTGACTTTTGTCTTGTTTCCGTCTTCCTCCGCATTCATGACACGCGTGCAGTGTTCGCTCATCTCTAATTGTTTTGTTTCCGTCTTGTTCCGTTATTTCTTCTTGTTCTTTGTGATACAATGTAATGTTCCATGTGTACGAGTCGCACGCATAGTTGCCGACGAGGTGGTTGGGCGGCGAGCAGCTtgcaagaaaaagagagaggaaaacaTAAAAACATACCCAGAGACAAAAAAACGTGAACACCATAACAGACGGGCGAGGGCCCGCCTTCGTGTGGCGTTTTCTGTGACGGCGCATCCCAGGTGTCCGTTACTTGCGTGAAGATGAGCCTGTCTTGGAGGGCTGTGTGCAGTCCTGCACGAACGCGTAAGCGGTGCTCTACAACCTGTCCTGCGCCTGAGCCACCAACGCTGTTTCGCTTCCAGATCCGCCGCCAGTACcgcgtctccctctcccctccctcgcccttctACTCGCATCACATCCTTTTGGCAGCCGTTACGTGAGCTCCTTTCACTACACAGCACACGCAAGAAGGCGGCCGAATGCTCCCGTGGTACATGCCGGGCTGTCACCgaaaggaaaaacaaaactATCTCGTGCTCTGGACTCGTTACCGCGGACTCCTTGGCGTGCCTTTCGCCCCGCCTTtgcccgcctccctcttACTTGACACTGCGGTGGCACCAGTGAGtggagtgtgtgcgcgtgtgacgAATCCTGAAAACCCATCCGGGAGTAATGTCGGACAACGAATGTCCCAGAGGACCGTGTCGCGCGGcaagcgacggcggccgtgggTTGGAGGCAGACCGTGGAATGCGTacggagggcagcagcgcgaatGACTGCCGGTGCGGTTCCCGATTCGCACGCTTGCTTTTCCTTGCGCCACTCAGTAGGCTCGACGCTAGCTCTCTGGCGAAGACTCGCCGATCTGGGCGGCTGCATATTGAGGCGTTGAAGAAAATGTAGTCACCCAGGTGCTCTGCGGGAAAAAGAACAGCGCTCTGCATAGGCCGTGTGATGCGGCGATGAGGGACCTGGACTCTTCCGTGAATCCCATAAGCGCCTTACAGTGGCTCAACAGAGAATCGCTTCCCCAAACACCACGCCCTCCAGCGTCCGGCACGGGTTGTGCTCACAAGGTCTCATAGCGCAGTCTTCGATGCACTTGCATCGCAAGGTGCAGGCAGTagcgccgacgaggagggggaaaaGAGGCCCGAAGGTTGCACTATTCGACACGCAAACCGGATCTCACGTGTGGAAACACGACCAAGGCAGCCAGCGGAGCTGTGAAGTAGCCGATGCGATACTCTGCAGTGACTGTGTGCAGGTTGACAACATGCGGAGGGTGTCTGCTGTGCGAGCGGACACTCACAATCTGTTCCTAGTCGTGCTGCCAGCTGCAAAGTAGACTCTCTGTCTGCCGATGACACTCTGAACGCAACCTCGCTCACTGTCTGCGGTCGCGCCAAGCCTTCCCCTCTTTGCAGAAGCCTTTCTATGACAACTGGAGAGACGCGCAGGAGTAGTGCGCCGCGCAAGTCTGTACGCAGCAAACAAGCATTGTTCAGCTGCACTACCCACTGCTGCCCGACAGGGGCACTCGAGTTACTCAGACTCCACCTTTCCATTGCAGTGATGGAGGGTCTGGTGGGCAGGGCGGCAGGCACGATGAAAAGCGAGTGATCCAAAGCGACGCTCTTGTGTACTCCAAGCAGATAAGCTGCGCTCACGGGCGGGGGTGCGCATCTGTGTATGGAGTGAGAGTAGTGGGATGTTTCTATTCTCACGCGATCGGCATCGCTGCGACAAACAAAACCACGCCCTAGAGTTGGAAAGGTGTGCTGAGGCGGAtgcaaggcgctgcagcaagaGCTGTGGGTTGGAGCCTCTGGTTTGTTCTGCTCCGCGCGGTCAGTGTTTGAACATGTGCACGCTCGCTTGTCGCTCCCTCTTCTCGACGGCTCAACCACACACGATTGCGGACGCTGCGGCAACAGAGTAGAGGCAACGCTGCGCAGAACCGCCTGCGTGTGGGCCTACATGTTTGCCGATGTTATAGTGAAGACCGCCGTGTGTCTGAGGGGACCCTCGTTCTTGCCTCAAAGGGCCCCTTCTGACATGCCTCAAGGTAAACGGGAGCGTGCACTGCAGCCCTGAGCCATCACCGCAGCGCCAAGCGATGCGGCAGGAGGTTTGGCCGTCCTCTGTGCCTTCCCGCCACTGCGTTCTTCATAGGGTGGTCACCTTCTCTTCGGGGGAGGCTGAGCAGCGTCACCACACACGGATCAGCGAGGCCGCCCAGAGAGGATGGGATCGTGTCCTCAGCGAGGGCAGTGGACGTGTTGTGGCGTACGTCACAGCGAAGGTGCCTTTGTGAGTACGCCTGAACTTCTGCTCGGGAATGTAGGTGGAGAGTACTGTGAATCTGATGCGGTACTTACGCCCCTGTTCCGCTGGACCAACTGCTTTGAGCTCGATCCTCTCGTGCCCCgcccccgctctctcctgCTCCCGCCTTTTTTCCGGTAACGCCTCCCTGTTGCCTCGCAGTGAGCTACTAGGAAAGGCTGCACCGTGAGAAGtcccgcgcgcgtgcacctccTTCCCAGGTGCTCCACGTAGCGCTCTCCCATACCCTGCACCTCATAGACACTGCAACACAGCTGTTTCGGATCCGCTGCTTTCTCCCGTTTAGTTGTTCGCGTGCTGTGTGGCtgttgcgcagcggcagtcgtTGCTGTGCGCAGCATGGACGCAGCGCTGAGGGAAATGGAGTCGATGCGTGCTGAGTGACCGAGTGCTACAGAGAAGGGAGTGCTCTGGGAATGGTATCGTGCGCACTGGCCTCTTCAAAGCGTGATGCGGGGTCCCAATGGCCGTCTTCCGAGAGATACGCGTTGGGGCTGCCATGGCAGTTGTGGTTGCGCCTGCCAAAGTGGAGGCAGAGACGACTCAGCGCTTTTGTGCCGAGAAAGGGTGCGGAACGGACCACGAGCAGCAGGGCGGACTTCAGCGGGCAGGGGACAGCTGCAGGCTTTTCTCGATGTCTACCCCTTTCCCTGCCCTTGACGACCTTGAGTACAGGGTTTCGTGGTTGAGGAGGCGCGGGCTTGCCTCGCGTCCGCCCAGCGTTGATGCACTGTGTGCCATGGCGATGTGTCTGTGAAGATTCTGGTGGATTTGAGGGCAGTGCACACTATTGGCAGACTCGACGCTGTTCTACTGGAAACGCTAGTGGTGTCGCGCCTGTAGACGACTACTGCTTTCCGCATACCTTTCGCTGCAGACGACGTAACTTCGCCCCTGATCACCTGGCTCCAGCGAAGACGGAAAGGGAGGCATACGAAGACGGCCCTCAACATTGCGCGTCATCTGGGCGCATGGGAAAGACC is part of the Leishmania major strain Friedlin complete genome, chromosome 25 genome and encodes:
- the SCG6 gene encoding phosphoglycan beta 1,3 galactosyltransferase 6 codes for the protein MREENNVPAEWAPRDTHRLDPLQLLPPSQRHCGQSSAAESGQGCHSPSRGKPEVHSTRVSSGGKRSTGTLSRSDDCLNAAARTPLFNSCGHPRRSAAHCLCLHTRQRRLVALDVLLALIVMVHWVIIEFTTNIDAQQKSSIELLNEANREYESSSPFSVLVQHESAVERLTTAQRGLAASGAGSLARLDRDQLPSWTLRVIDEDCTMCLDNVTYASAVAADAGRSTNKTGHHKQKGLSVFATTSAPLGLMGPMLFAMASVTDDVDVAAELPRWQWVTWSYAQQRRFVHTSQSRSTGERPRHLIVLGIPSTDQPMRYPLRDAQRATWLTYREVARTENNFTGALLQLYVFAAAHRDSDYTAQYLGDTAQVAPTVIEYAAATEQHLAVEAGDVDNAPPYLQRRVVLRDGWRDIPRSDDAVWRSPCAGVRTTVVTAASLVAGTSSLTALSAQLSLPVTPAFTAAAQYVCHASAALWQEALHHRNSLWLDFLTDRKPTTKKKMGMSISWGIPTEVGMSQKTVLWLNYAYTAFPDVPYIMKGDDDMYLKVPQYLSDLRHVRGGWQKPRNLTATLPHRGVIPPTLAIDDAEECLYRVWWIYSNKIAYGNGVGYILDRRLIQAALNPFDGSNALLMKLLTNPYDYRLEKEYLSLNMQYEDMHIGKQIRDHHDAVERFCPKKRVCYMADGRFRAHQILRPTPVKLTWISVMAHFGMSAIPYYVHYFHKNEFKVAEEAKRLIAQGIDVNTIEENATQRMHEWVASQVPSTLVGLGASFHLNWVRGGPRTAYTVAEEDEVAVYDVRYKLRRRNDVACVLESGKR